Part of the Lotus japonicus ecotype B-129 chromosome 6, LjGifu_v1.2 genome, CCGCAGTTCTGTGACCCAAAATATACAATGGTTCTTTAACCACTTGATTTAGCACAGTAAAACTCAACCTTATCCTGTCTCTTAATTAAAATAGTATGAAAATGAAGTCTATTCAAGAGCTAAAACACTGGTCTACACAAGAACATGAACTACTCAAATTTCAAACCTTCAAGTACTTGATAGCAGTTTGAACATCCTTATCACCTCGGCCACTGAAGTTAAGCACAACCTTGGTTCCATTAGGAAGGGTTGGACACACTTTCTCTAGGTATGCCAACGCATGAGATGTCTCCAGAGCTGGAATTATGCCTTCAAGTCGTGAAACTCTCTTGAAAGCTACACATACAAAACATCCAAACATGAGATAGAACCACATAAGAAAACGGAACTTGATTCACTGCAGCCCCTTTTTGACGAGTTACTACATTCATGCAATATGACCTCAATAATTTAGATGTTAAACATATGAGCCGTCAGGTCATAATTGAACGGCTTGGATTTGTGACATGGATCATAACACACAAAACATCCAAACATGAGATAGAAACACATAAGAAGAAAACAGAACTTGATTCACTGCAGTCCCTTTTTGACGAGTTACTACATTCATGCAGTATGATCACAATAATTTAGATGTTAAACATGTGAATCGTCTGGTCATAATTGAACAGCTTGGATTTGTGACTGCAATGCAAACATTAGTCTATGTAAAATTTATGCAGAATAAAGTGACAAGGCAAACAAAAGGGAAGACTTAGTCAAGACTCAAGAGCCAAGACTACTGGAATACAACAAAAACCAACACCAAGCCTTTTCCAACTAGAAGGGGTAAGTTACATGGATCATAAGACACCATAAAACATTTGAAAAAGTGAGGAAATGAGAGTTACCATTCTCATATAATAGAATCTCTAAGCAATTATAAAGCACAATTGAACAAAATCAGTATGCGAAAGCAAAGGAGGCAGAGACATAAATCATGACAACTAAAACTCAAGATACATGCAATTTTCACTTCATACAAAACATTTTTCATCCAAATGTGCAATCAGTGACGGATCTATGTAGACAAgtatgagggcaagtgccctcacttgaatatgaaaaaatgcattagaaaaaaaattgagtagtaaaagtatgcgGTTTTTTGTAATTTCTTAGATAAAAATTGCCCTCACTTATGTTTTacattgctaaatgccctcacttgtatCTCACATTGTTAAATGCTCTCACTTCAGTAGTAAAAATATGTGATTTTTGGTGGcccctttggtaaaaaatgttttCACGTGTGTCTATTTTGGTAAAATATGTCCTCACTTCTAATAgcatatgttaattttttttattacgaatttatatgtatatactgCCCTCACTGcataaaatttctggatccgtcactgtgTGCAATCATGTGTTATATGAAAGCAACAAGCTCAAGGGCTACCTTCCAATGCTTCTTCATCAGTGATGCTATAATATTCAGCACGCCCTAAATCCTTCAAAAAGCTATGTTCAGGTCCAACGCCAGGGTAGTCCAAGCTGCATAATTTTTTCAAAGCATAATTACACAATCAGAACAGGCAGAATCTGAGCAGACATAAGAAACCCGATAACAAATGATCAGTCAGATTAATTACCCTGCACTGATAGAGTGAGGCTCGACTATTTGGCCATCATCATCCTGAAGCAAATAGCTCATAGCTCCATGCAAAACCCCAACTTCTCCCTTCGTTAATGTCGCAGCATGCTTGCCACTGTCCAGGCCAAATCCAGCAGCCTCCACACCAATTAGCCTAACATCTTTGTCATCAACAAATTCATGGAAAAGTCCCATGGCGTTTGAACCTCCACCAACACAAGCAATCAGGACATCTGGTAGCCCTCCCCATTTTTCCAAAGCTTGCTTTCTGGTTTCCTTGCCAATCACAGCATGAAACTCCCTTACCATCATTGGATATGGATGCGGCCCAGCCACAGaacccaaaatataatgagtaGTCTCTACATTAGTCACCCAGTCCCTTATAGCCTCTGATGTAGCATCCTTGAGAGTGGCAGTCCCGGCATGGACA contains:
- the LOC130723420 gene encoding tryptophan synthase beta chain 1-like, translated to MATSSIASLNSPSRLLSIPKEPYPSSHFSSNLLKFAAPRTPSSSVSCSLTRDPASVLPLEQRVELNNGALLHQRPDSFGRFGKFGGKYVPETLMHALTELEAAFHSLTADEDFQRELAGILKDYVGRESPLYFAERLTEHYKRPNGEGPHIYLKREDLNHTGAHKINNAVAQALLAKSLGKKRIIAETGAGQHGVATATVCARFGLECIIYMGAQDMERQALNVFRMRLLGAEVRPVHAGTATLKDATSEAIRDWVTNVETTHYILGSVAGPHPYPMMVREFHAVIGKETRKQALEKWGGLPDVLIACVGGGSNAMGLFHEFVDDKDVRLIGVEAAGFGLDSGKHAATLTKGEVGVLHGAMSYLLQDDDGQIVEPHSISAGLDYPGVGPEHSFLKDLGRAEYYSITDEEALEAFKRVSRLEGIIPALETSHALAYLEKVCPTLPNGTKVVLNFSGRGDKDVQTAIKYLKV